The Anaeromyxobacter diazotrophicus genome includes the window CCTCGTCGCGCCCGGTGAGGCTGAAGAACTCCGCCATCTCCTCGACCGCCACGCGCGCGGCCACCTCGCCGGAGGCGTGGCCGCCCATCCCGTCCGCGACGCACAGGAGCCGCTCCTCGAGCAGGAGGAGGAACGCGTCCTCGTTGTGAGCGCGGCGGAGCCCGACATGGCTGTCGCCGGCGGCAGTGAGGCGCATGGGGGCCGGTCCAGGGAGGGCGGGAATCTACCCGCCGCCCACCGGGCTGGTCAACGCAAGGTGAGCGGAGAGGGGGGGTCGCGGGGAGGCCAGCCGCCCGGCCTCGCCGGCGAGAGGGTCACGGCAGGACCAGCCGGACCGGCGGCCCGGTCCGGACGCGCGTCTCCCGCTCCGCCTGGTCGAGGTCGCCGTCGACCGTGAAGCGCAGCGGCCCCTCGAGGAGGAAGTCGCGGGTGACGGCGTCGACGGCGAGGCTCCGGCGCCAGGGGCGGCCCGCCCAGATCTGCGGCAGCCGCGCCGCCACCTGGAGCGTCGAGCCGGTCACCCCCACCGCGTGGAAGAAGCCCGGCTGCTCGTCGCAGCGCGAGAACGGGGTGAAGCCGAACCCGAGCTCCGGGACCGCCCCCGCCAGGACCGCCAGGTACGGGCCGTCCGGCCAGTCCTCGCCGTCGGCCCGGATGCGCATGGGCTCGCGGGCGGTCAGCGCGGCGGCGAAGCGGCCGCCCACGAGCGAGGAGCCGACCGCCCGGACCAGCAGCGCGGCGGCGGTGCCGGGCGCCGGGTGGCCGGTGCCGTAGTAGGCGTCGAGGAAGGTGACGACCGCGCCGGTCCCGAACAGGAACCCGAACTGGGGCGGCGCGCCGTCCGCCTCGATCGCCAGGAGGTCGCGCTCCACCACCCGCCACGGCTGGCCTGCCCGCCGGCGCTCGAGCAGCGCCTTCAGGATGGACTCGGGGCTGCCGCGCAGCTGGTGGGCGTCGGCGACGGTGTTCATCGCGCCGCCGCGCAGGAGCGCCACCGCCGGCAGCGGCGCGGCGCCGTAGGCGCGCGCGAAGGCGGTCAGCACGACGTGGCCCGTGCCGTCCCCGCCGTTCACCCCCAGGAGCTCGATGCCCTGGGTCCGGAAGCGCTCCACGGCCCGGGCGAGCTCGTCGAGGGTGGAGGCCTCCGCGAGCTCGCCGTCGCCGCCGAGGAGCGCCCGGAGCCGCGCGGCCGTGCCGGGCGAGCGGAGGTTGCGCCGCGACCGAGGGTTGTGGATGACGCCGATCCCGCCCATCTCCGCCGATCCCGCCTCCTTCCCGGCGACTCTGGGGGCGGCCCCGCTCCGGTCCAAGCGAAAAAACGGGCTGCGGGCGTGGTCGCGCCCGGGTTCCCTCGCGGTACACTGGGCCGCCGATGTCCTTCCTCGACGAGCCGGGCGACCTCGCCCAGGTGCCGCTGGCGGCGGTCCTCCTCGAGGCGCTCAACCGGCGCGTCACCGGCGTCCTCACCGTCGAGCACGGCGGCGGCGCCTCGCGCGTCTACCTCCGCCACGGCGTCCCGGCCGGCGCGCAGTCGTTCGGCGGCTTCAGGCCGCTCGGCCAGGCGCTCCTCGCGGCCGGCCTCATCGACGTCGACGCGCTCGGGCGCAGCCTGGCCGAGATGGCGGCCACGGGTCGGCCCCAGGGCGAGGTCCTGGTCGCGATGGGGGTGGTGACCCGGGAGCAGGTCGACCAGGCGCTGTCGGACCAGCAGGGCGCCTACCTGCGCGAGATCGCGGCCCTCGCGGCCGGCCGCTTCTCGTTCGACGGCGCCGCGCCGGTGCCGGCCTGGACGGAGAGCATCCGCATCGCGCCGCTGCAGGCGATCGTCGAGGCGCTGCAGGAGCCGCAGGCGGGCTCGCTCGTCATGGCGGCGCTGCAGCCGGTCGCGGCGGGGCCGATCGCGCTCGCGCCGGGGTACGGCCAGCTGCAGGCCGCCTTCGGTTGGAGCGCCGCCGAGGCGGCGCTGGTGGAGCGGCTGCGCTCGCTCACCACGCTCGAGGCCTTCTTCGCCGACCCGGGCGTCGGGCCGGAGCGCGCCCGCGCCATCCTGGCGGCGATGCTCCTGCTCGGCCTCGCCTCCGGGCACGGCGGGCGCGAGGCCGCCGTCGAGACGGTGCCGGGCCTGGTGGTCGAGCTGGCGGATCTGGCGGGGATGGCGGTGGAGCCCGTCGAGCCCCCCGAGCCCGCCGCGGCCGCGCCTCGCCCGGAGCCCGCCCCGGCCCCGCCGCCGTTCGCCGCCGCGCCCCCTCCCGGGCTGGAGCGCGCGCCCGCCCCGCCCGCGCCGGCCGCCCAGCCCGCCCCGCCCCCGCCCCCGCCCGCGCCGGCCGCGCCCGCGGGGCGCCGCAGCGATCCGGAGGAGGCGCGCCGCCGGCGGCAGCGCCTCCTCCAGCGGGCGATGCAGAACATGGGCGTCGGGCCGCTCTCCGGGCACGCCCAGCCGGCGCGCGAGGGCGCTCCGGCCGCGCGCGCCGCCCGCCCGGCGCCCACGGCGGCCGACGAGGAGCTGCGCCGGGCGCTCGAGGCCGCCGCGCCGCGGGCGCGCTCAGCCGACCTCTTCGAGCGGCTGGGGATCGGCCGCGGGGCGACGCGCGAGCAGGTCAAGACGGCCTACTTCCAGCTCGCCAAGCAGCTCCACCCCGATCGCTTCGCCTCGCCCGCCCTGGCCGACCTGGCGCCCCAGGTGAAGGACCTGTTCGCCGCCCTCAACGAGGCGTACGAGGTGCTCTCCGACGACCGCCGGCGCGCCGACTACCTGGCGCGCCTCGCCGGCGACGCGGGCGCCGCCGCGCCCGCCGGGGATCCGGCCCGGGCCCGCGTGGACTTCGAGAAGGCGGAGGCGTGCGCCCGGACCCGCGACTACGCGCGCGCCCGCGGCTTCTACGAGGCGGCCCTGCGGGCCGATCCGCGCGCCGAGTACCAGGTCGCGTACGCGGGGGTGCTCCTCCAGGACCCGCGCGGCGACCGCGCCCGGGCGCGCGCGCTGGCCGAGGCGGCGCTCCGCGATCCCGCCTGCCTCGACCGCGCGGCGCTGGTGGCCGCCCTCCTGGCCCGGGACGAGGGCGACGACGAGGGCGCCGAGCGCCTGCTCCGCCGCGCGCTGGCGGCGAATCCCCGCAACGCCGAGGCCGAGCGGGAGCTGCGGGCCCTGGAGGCGCGCCGCGGGGCGCGCCCCTCCCGGCTCTCCACGCTGTTCCGCAAGAAGTGAGGCGCTATCACACAGAGGCCGCGCCTTGACGCCCCGGCGTGTTCAAGGGGACGATCCGGAGCCGAGCGGGGAAGGGAACTTCTTGGACCACCGGCGGGGGCAGGAGCCCCTCGACACGCGCGACGCGCGCGCCATCTTCTCGGGCGACCTCTCCGAGGTGGCGCTGGTGGACCTCGTCCAGACGCTCGAGCTGGGGCGGCGCACCGGCGTGGTGCACCTCACCGGCCCGGCAGGCCGCGCCGCCACCCTGTGGCTGCGCGACGGGCGGCCGGTCGACTGCGAGCTGGGGGCGATCCAGGGCGAGGCCGCCTTCCACCGGCTCCTGCGCTGGACCGAGGGCGGGTTCGCGGTGGAGTTCGAGCCGGTGACCCGCCCGGCGCGCATCGCGGCGTCGACCCAGGCGCTCGTGCTGGAGGGGCTGCGCCGCGCCGAGGCCTGGCGGGCGGCGGCGGCCCGGCTCCCCGACCTCGGGGCGCCGGTCGAGATCGACTACCGGCTGCTCTCGGATCGGCTGGCCGAGATCCCGGACGACGTGAACGCGCTGCTCCGGACCGTCGACGGGCGCCGCACGGTGGAGCAGGTCATCGACGACGCGGGCCTCGACGAGCTCGCCGCTGCCGCCATGGTCGAGCGCCTGTTCGCGGAGCAGATCCTGCGGCTCGCGCCCCCGCGCGCCGCCCCCGCGGCCCCGGCCCGCGCGGCGACCCCCGACCCGGAGCGCGTCACCTGGTTCGCGGGGCCCTCCGAGCGGGAGCCGGCCCCCACCGCTCCCGCCGCCCAGGCCGCCCCGGCCGCCAGGCCGCGGCCCGCGCCGGCCGCCGCCGCCCCCGCGCGCCCGCGCGCCGCCCCGCCCGACCCTGCCCCGCAGCCGGAGGGCCGCCCGGGCGAGCCGCGCCCGCCCCGCATCGTGCGCTTCCCTCCGCGGGAGAAGGTGCCCGCGCCGACGCCGCGGCCGGGCGACCCCGGGACGCCCCCGCCCGCGGCTCCGGAGCCTGCCGCGCGGCGCGCGCCGGCGCGCCCGCCGGCCGCCCGGCGCGCCCCGGCGTCCGGGAGCCGCGCCCTCCGCGTCGGCCTCGCGCTGGCGATGGTCGCGCTCGCCGCGGCGGTCGCCTGGGGGCGCTGGCGCGGCGGGGGCCGGGCGAGCGCGTCCGTGGCGTACGAGGCCGAGGTGGCCGAGGCGCGCCGGCTCCAGCAGGCGGGCCGCCTCGAGGAGGCGATCGCCGGCTACCGGCGGGCGCTCGCGGGGCACGACACGAGCGACGGCGAGGCGGAGCTCGGGCGCATGCTCGCCCAGGCCGCGCAGCCGGCGGCCGCGATCGCGGCCCTCCAGCGCGCGGTGGAGCTGGACGGCGCCAACGCCGGGGCCTATATCGCGCTCGGCGAGGCGCTCCTCGGCGAGCAGCGGGCCGCCGAGGCGCGGGGCGCCTTCGAGCGCTACCTGGCGCTCGAGCCGCAGGGCGGCCGCGCCGAAGAGGTCCGCGCGGCGCTGGAACGGATGAAGTAAACAAAGTGAAAATTCTAGGAATCGAAACGAGCTGCGACGAGACCGCGGCCGCCGTCGTCGAGGACGGCCGGCGGGCGCTCTCGGACGTGGTGGCGACGCAGATCGAGCTGCACCGGCGCTGGGGCGGGGTGGTGCCCGAGCTGGCGAGCCGCAACCACGTCATGCAGGTCCTGCCGGTCGTGGACGAGGCGCTCACCCGCGCCGGGGTCTCGCCGGCGGAGCTCGACGGCCTCGCGGTCACGAGCGGCCCGGGGCTCATCGGCGCCCTCCTGGTGGGCGTGCAGGTGGCGAAGGCGCTCGCCGCCGCCTGGGAGAAGCCTCTCGCGCGCGTGAACCACCTCGAGGGCCACCTCGTGGCGAGCTTCCTCGCCGAGCGGCCGCCGGAGTTCCCGTTCCTGGGACTGGTCGTGTCGGGCGGGCACACCTCCCTCTACGCGGCCGAGGGGTTCGGCCGGTACCGGCTGCTCGGCGCCACCCGGGACGACGCCGCCGGCGAGGCGTTCGACAAGGGGGCGAAGCTGCTCGGGCTGCCGTACCCGGGCGGCATCGCCATCGACCGGCTGGCGAAGGAGGGCGACGCGGCGGCGGTGCGCTTCCCGCGCGCGATCGTGCGCGGCAGCGAGCTCGACTTCAGCTTCTCGGGCCTCAAGACGGCGCTCCTCCACCACGTCCGGCGCCACGGCGTCCCCGAGGGGAAGGGGCTCGCCGACCTGTGCGCGAGCTACCAGGAGGCGATCGTGGGGGCGCTCGTCCACAAGCTCTTCCGCGCCGCGCGCACCTACCAGTTCCGGCGGGTGGTCCTGTCGGGCGGGGTGGCCGCCAACAGCCGCCTGCGGGCGGCGGTGGCCGCCCGCGCCGCCGAGTACGAGGACCTCGAGGTGTTCCTGCCGGCCCCGCGGCTCTGCACCGACAACGCGGCCATGATCGCGGTCGCCGGCACGCACGCGCTCGAGCGCGGCGAGCGCGAGGGCCCGGGCCTCCATGCCGACGCCGGGTGGCGCCTGTGAGCGCGGGGTACCCGTCGCCGGCCGCGCTCCTCCACAAGTACGGGCTGCGGGCGAAGAAGAGCTGGGGCCAGAACTTCCTCGGCGACGAGGCCATCCTCGACGACATCGCGCGGCTGGCGGTCGAGGCGCCCGGCGAGCGGGTGGTGGAGCTGGGGGCCGGGCTCGGTCACCTGACGGCCCGGCTGCTGGCCCGGGGTGCCGAGGTCATCGCGGTGGAGCGCGACCGCGACATGGCCGCGGTGCTGCGGGGCGAGCTCGGCGAGCGCATCCGGCTCCTGGAGGCGGACGCGGTGAAGCTCGATTACCGCGCGCTCCACGGGGGCGGGAAGCTGGCGGTGGTCGGCAACCTGCCCTACCACCTCACGAGCCCCATCCTCTTCGCGCTGCTCGACCAGCCGGAGGCGGTGTCGCGGGCGGTGTTCCTCGTCCAGCGCGAGGTGGCCGAGCGGCTCGCGGCCGGGCCCGGGGGGAAGCAGTGGGGCCTCCTCTCGGTCCTCCTGCAGCACCGCGCGGCGGTGACGCTGGAGCGCCGGGTGCCGCGGGGCGCGTTCCTGCCGCCGCCGGAGGTGGAGAGCGCGGTGGTGCGGATCGCCTTCGGGCCGCCGCGCGCGCCGGTGACCGATCCGGCGCGGTTCCGGCGGCTCGTGAAGGCGGGCTTCGCGCAGCGCCGCAAGGTGCTCGCGAACGCGCTCGCC containing:
- a CDS encoding diacylglycerol/lipid kinase family protein: MGGIGVIHNPRSRRNLRSPGTAARLRALLGGDGELAEASTLDELARAVERFRTQGIELLGVNGGDGTGHVVLTAFARAYGAAPLPAVALLRGGAMNTVADAHQLRGSPESILKALLERRRAGQPWRVVERDLLAIEADGAPPQFGFLFGTGAVVTFLDAYYGTGHPAPGTAAALLVRAVGSSLVGGRFAAALTAREPMRIRADGEDWPDGPYLAVLAGAVPELGFGFTPFSRCDEQPGFFHAVGVTGSTLQVAARLPQIWAGRPWRRSLAVDAVTRDFLLEGPLRFTVDGDLDQAERETRVRTGPPVRLVLP
- a CDS encoding DnaJ domain-containing protein, with translation MSFLDEPGDLAQVPLAAVLLEALNRRVTGVLTVEHGGGASRVYLRHGVPAGAQSFGGFRPLGQALLAAGLIDVDALGRSLAEMAATGRPQGEVLVAMGVVTREQVDQALSDQQGAYLREIAALAAGRFSFDGAAPVPAWTESIRIAPLQAIVEALQEPQAGSLVMAALQPVAAGPIALAPGYGQLQAAFGWSAAEAALVERLRSLTTLEAFFADPGVGPERARAILAAMLLLGLASGHGGREAAVETVPGLVVELADLAGMAVEPVEPPEPAAAAPRPEPAPAPPPFAAAPPPGLERAPAPPAPAAQPAPPPPPPAPAAPAGRRSDPEEARRRRQRLLQRAMQNMGVGPLSGHAQPAREGAPAARAARPAPTAADEELRRALEAAAPRARSADLFERLGIGRGATREQVKTAYFQLAKQLHPDRFASPALADLAPQVKDLFAALNEAYEVLSDDRRRADYLARLAGDAGAAAPAGDPARARVDFEKAEACARTRDYARARGFYEAALRADPRAEYQVAYAGVLLQDPRGDRARARALAEAALRDPACLDRAALVAALLARDEGDDEGAERLLRRALAANPRNAEAERELRALEARRGARPSRLSTLFRKK
- a CDS encoding DUF4388 domain-containing protein, with the protein product MDHRRGQEPLDTRDARAIFSGDLSEVALVDLVQTLELGRRTGVVHLTGPAGRAATLWLRDGRPVDCELGAIQGEAAFHRLLRWTEGGFAVEFEPVTRPARIAASTQALVLEGLRRAEAWRAAAARLPDLGAPVEIDYRLLSDRLAEIPDDVNALLRTVDGRRTVEQVIDDAGLDELAAAAMVERLFAEQILRLAPPRAAPAAPARAATPDPERVTWFAGPSEREPAPTAPAAQAAPAARPRPAPAAAAPARPRAAPPDPAPQPEGRPGEPRPPRIVRFPPREKVPAPTPRPGDPGTPPPAAPEPAARRAPARPPAARRAPASGSRALRVGLALAMVALAAAVAWGRWRGGGRASASVAYEAEVAEARRLQQAGRLEEAIAGYRRALAGHDTSDGEAELGRMLAQAAQPAAAIAALQRAVELDGANAGAYIALGEALLGEQRAAEARGAFERYLALEPQGGRAEEVRAALERMK
- the tsaD gene encoding tRNA (adenosine(37)-N6)-threonylcarbamoyltransferase complex transferase subunit TsaD, whose product is MKILGIETSCDETAAAVVEDGRRALSDVVATQIELHRRWGGVVPELASRNHVMQVLPVVDEALTRAGVSPAELDGLAVTSGPGLIGALLVGVQVAKALAAAWEKPLARVNHLEGHLVASFLAERPPEFPFLGLVVSGGHTSLYAAEGFGRYRLLGATRDDAAGEAFDKGAKLLGLPYPGGIAIDRLAKEGDAAAVRFPRAIVRGSELDFSFSGLKTALLHHVRRHGVPEGKGLADLCASYQEAIVGALVHKLFRAARTYQFRRVVLSGGVAANSRLRAAVAARAAEYEDLEVFLPAPRLCTDNAAMIAVAGTHALERGEREGPGLHADAGWRL
- the rsmA gene encoding 16S rRNA (adenine(1518)-N(6)/adenine(1519)-N(6))-dimethyltransferase RsmA — its product is MSAGYPSPAALLHKYGLRAKKSWGQNFLGDEAILDDIARLAVEAPGERVVELGAGLGHLTARLLARGAEVIAVERDRDMAAVLRGELGERIRLLEADAVKLDYRALHGGGKLAVVGNLPYHLTSPILFALLDQPEAVSRAVFLVQREVAERLAAGPGGKQWGLLSVLLQHRAAVTLERRVPRGAFLPPPEVESAVVRIAFGPPRAPVTDPARFRRLVKAGFAQRRKVLANALASARLAPPDALAAALAGAGIDGRRRGETLTVEEWAALERALGPAGAS